Sequence from the Acidimicrobiia bacterium genome:
CCACGGCCGGGGCGCCGGACACTTCTTCGATGAAAATCCAGGCCATGACTAAATCACCTTCGCTTGTTCGAGCATCGCAATGATCTTCTCGTGACCGGTACCTTCATCGATCACGACCTGGCCGCCCGAACGGGATGGTGCAGGTACCACGAGAGCGATTCGCTGGTTGACAGTCACCGTGATGCCGAGGTCGGCGGCGGTCTTGGTCTCGACCGGCTTCTTCTTGGCGTCCATGATTCCTTTGAAGGTCGGGTAGCGCGGTTCGACGACGCCCGCCGTTACGGAAACCAGGACCGGAGTCGGGGCTTCAATCGTGTCGTATCCGGTCGCCGTTTGACGGTTGATCCGGACCGTCGAGCCTTCCACATCGATCTTCTTTGCATACGTGAGAGCTGGGACACCAAGAAGTTCGGCAATTTGCTGGGGCACGACGCCCGAGTAACCGTCGGTTGACTCCGTCCCGGCAATGACGATGTCGAAGGACTCCGGTGCCATGGCCGCGGCCAGAATCTTGGCAGTGGTCAGTGAGTCGGAGCCCTTGAGTGTCTCATCGTCGATGAGGATCGCACCGTCGGCTCCCATGGCCAGGGCTTGGCGGATGCCGTTGAGGTTTCCCGACGGGCTCATCGATACGAGCGTGACCGTACCTTCTGTTTCGCCCGCGATTTGGAGCCCAACCTCTACGCCGTACCGGTCGGTGTCGTCGAGGACCTGTTCGGTCGGTCGCACCAGGTTGTAGGTGGTCGGGTCCAATTGATACGGGGAGGCCGGGTCGGGGATCTGCTTGACGCAAACTGCGATCTTCATACGAGCTCCTTGTAAACGTGTACTGATGATGATGTTAACGGCTGTTCACACCGTTGTGGAATCCTGGGTAGGTCCATTACGGCGATTCTGGAACGGTCGTTTCTCGGGCCGCGACGGCTGATCGATGCCCGGCCGAATGGGAGTTACCCGTCGATCCGATCGATTATTATCTCCTGGCGAGTTGGCGCTTCACCGATCTCCCACGCTTCTCGAAGGAAGGGGAGCGCAGCTTCAGCGCGGTCGTGATCATTGAAAGCCAGCGTCGCCAGAGGAGCGCCCTGTTCGACTGAATCCCCGGTTTTGGCGTTCAGCGTGATGCCTACTCCCGGATCTATGGAATCTTCTTTCGTCTCCCGGCCTGCGCCAAGGCTCATCGCTGCCCGGCCGATGGCCAGCGCGTCAACTGCCCTCACAAAACCCGAAATGGGGGCTTTGACCTCAAACCGGTGGCTGGCCTTCGGGAGGAGAGACTGGTCGTCTATGACGTGGCGATTGCCACCCTGTGCTTCGATCACCTCGCCGAA
This genomic interval carries:
- a CDS encoding electron transfer flavoprotein subunit beta/FixA family protein — translated: MKIAVCVKQIPDPASPYQLDPTTYNLVRPTEQVLDDTDRYGVEVGLQIAGETEGTVTLVSMSPSGNLNGIRQALAMGADGAILIDDETLKGSDSLTTAKILAAAMAPESFDIVIAGTESTDGYSGVVPQQIAELLGVPALTYAKKIDVEGSTVRINRQTATGYDTIEAPTPVLVSVTAGVVEPRYPTFKGIMDAKKKPVETKTAADLGITVTVNQRIALVVPAPSRSGGQVVIDEGTGHEKIIAMLEQAKVI